Part of the Primulina huaijiensis isolate GDHJ02 chromosome 15, ASM1229523v2, whole genome shotgun sequence genome is shown below.
CCCAAAAACCCTACaaactaatttttttcattgaagCTCATCTACCATTTTTCATACTAAAGTACACTTGATTTGTCAAAATTCAACGGTCTTTTAATTTTCATAGCCCACCCTCATATATGCAAACAACATTTTGATTAatgtgattattattatttttaaaaaatattacattcaAAGGTAATGATGTTTTGAAGAGAAAGTTGTAATTTTGGttattcacaatttttttttaagattttgataTTTGTATAGTgacaaattcaaatttttttcacaTGAATGATGACGTAATAATGCAAACGTCAATACCACACCGGCTCCACGTGGAATAATAACTGAAAATGTTAAAAAaccaaagttaaaaaaaaaactaaactaaattcattaacatacagaatcaaaatcgaaaaaaaaaacaaatatattaccAAAATTGTAGTTCCACATATTCAAATAGTTATAATTTTCCAAATTTAATatctatttatataatatagaaTATGAAGTCGTCTGTCCAACTATATATGATCCGTCCCCACAACACTTAATATGGGGATGCTGCAGTATTCTCGTTCGATCTGAAATCGTTCACCACTTGAATCATTTTGCTGCGATATTCTTAAAGATCTGAGGATAACTTCTCTTATCTCTCTCTTCCCCCTCTAGGGCTATTGCTTGCTTTCTTTATCTTTCCCTCTGCAAGTTAGGTGTGTCATACATTAATCTTTTCCTTAAATCAACAACTGAGAAAGTTTCCATTTTTACACAAAACAATGTTCCGCAGATTCTTGGATAAAACCCAGAAAGCTATCTCTCGATATCGATCTACTATTTCTTTTGCtgtttatgtatattattatatgaataaaagaTTCCATTTCTCGGCTGACTATATAAGGGTTTCACTGCTTTCGGATTCTGTGTTGTACTTAAAGATATGCTTTCctctatgaattttttaaaccaATAACCCATACCTTATGTCCTAGATAAATTTTCAGTTCTTTGTAATGATATATGTGTTTCTGTTGGATTAGAGATTTAAGGTGAAAACTAAAATGGTGAGACAGAAGATTGAGATAAACAGAATCGATAACTTGACAGCGAGACAGGTTACATTTTCCAAGAGGAGAAGAGGGCTTTTCAAGAAAGCTCAGGAGCTCTCCACTCTTTGTGACGCGGAGCTTGGCCTCATCGCTTTTTCTGCTACTGGGAAGCTCTTCTCTTTCTCCAGCTCCAGGTCTCTCTCTAGCTTcgatctctctctctctcacacacacacacgagcACACACTTGGATCGAGCTTGTtcagaattaattgaaaagtacTTTAGGATTCGTAGATGAAAACCTTGTTGATTTGTTCCATGACATATATTATTTGGTCAAAACaagattatataaatcaaaCGGTGCActcatgatattttatgcttcGATTTGTGATTTGTACAAATCTTGTTTTCCTGTTTGGTTCATGTACATATATGTGCTCTAAAAATCTTGTACTTGGATCAGTCccttttttatttatatggtATATATCATTaatgaagaaaattaaataCATCTGAACAATATATTATTGATGACattgtttgataaataaaatagataaaaaaaactatcatCTGAAATcctatttaattatgttagtttaTATCAAGAAACGTTTAATGAATCCGAAAACGTGTCTGAATCCAGCTATATTCTTCGATAATCTCACAGATTCATGTGGTCGTTTAAAGAATCCTTTAATTTTCTCTTTGTTCTTCAATgtctgatctgatgaaatagaataatattaattaatatccaTATTTTCTTTGGTGTTTCAATACTAAtccatcattaaaaaaaaaccttttaaGTCTCTTCAAAAACTCACTCTCTGTCATGTGTTAAATATCAAGTGATCcaaaatattgataaattatATACTTTCCGTTGGACTTACCTTATTTTGACAGTCCACAACATATAATTTTCCTTACATAAACTTAAATCTGGATTAATAATCTGGGAATTTTCCACAGTGCGGCTATGGCTGTATTTTACATTATTATCAtgcttttcaaaaatatagCTGAACAAGCTCAGCTTTATTGTCATTAAAGAATTTTATTTATAGCCGGTTCGATCGATCAATCATATTAATATAGGATCAAAAGTCGTGTTTGTTATCACTGTTGTTATTCGACCATCTAGTACGCATGTTGATACAAGTAAATGACATGGATCGATTATAGCGTGGACGTGTAGAATGAAAGTTTCATGCAATGTGACTTTAACAAGTCGTCTTCGCAATTTTCTCCCTAAAAATAGTTCTTCTGATGGTTGTTTTTTGATATTCAAGTATAAATAAGTAGAAACAGTATTGCGTCTTtcttgatatttaattatagttCAACATAATCGTAAGtgtcaattaattatatatagttAGCCTgtcttttctattttttctaGAAATGAATAATGTTAATTATCTGGCCAAGCTAGGCTAAAGAAAATGCGATCGAGTTTATTtcgtttttcattaaaatacgtaaaattagaaatttataaTGATGTTCTAACTTGTAATTAATGACTTGGTACATGTATACCAGTCAACTACATGTAGTTAAGCGATTAGAAGCTAGAAGTACAAGAAATCATGTGTATTGgaaaactaaaattttcaaaaaataaattcccATTGGTTAGTGGAAAAAGATTTCGGTACTAAatcaattttgaaattaaggaaaGGAAATATAATTTGTAGAATTCTAGCTAGTGATCAATGAACATGCATGTGTTGCTGAATTATCTTCTTTAATTTATCTGGAAACAAACGTAATTAATTAgcacttaaattaaattaagtaaaTCCTTCTCTTATTCATGCTTAAGGTTCGTACAACCCCCTCATTTTTCGTGTCTTTGATTTAAATATGCAAAAACAGAATTATCTTTGTTTTTCCTCGAATACATCCCATTGAAGATAAATTGGAATCCAAAAGTATGATTTGATTATAATTAATCCAAAAATTATTCAAACAAGCCAATGAAGGATTTGTATGAAGCATGCAAGAAGATCAACACCCGGTCTGAAGGGAGATTGagattacataaatcaatagttCAAATTGAACTCAAATGTAGGGAATTTCCCATTTTTATAGGAACATATAATATATGTACCATGCATAAACAATGGTATATCTAGTTATAGCCCATtttagatataaaatatatatcttctCACCATCCCCACAATGTATGAAACAAATGTATGCATTTCGATTAAGGTTTTATTTTATGGTTACAATTCTAccatatatttctttttcattttgttgaaaatcgaTTTAAATGATACAGACGCTTACGACCTCCCCTCTATATATGTACCTTGCAGTAATAATTCATCTGTCATCACGACTGTTACCATAATGATGATATTCATAGATCAAATTATTTCGTGGATTTGATTTCACTTGACTGTCTACGGTTCCATCTCTACccatccatatatatatatatatatatatatatatatatatataaacagaaGAGGATCAGACCAAGACCTCTGGAACAACAACTTTTTACAACATAGATAAGGCAACACAGTCCTATATATCTAGTGTACAACTCAAAATTTGTTTAGGAGTATTATTCACATCAACAATTTTACGTGCTTTGTGCGCCTCCCTAGCCAAGTAGTGGATATCTGGGACTCTTTATCATGCATGCATGAATGTAAGAGGATAAAGGAAGTATGGATAGAGATCTGGATTCTGGCCTCATTGTATAGTTGTTTGAGAAGTCAAGTTCCAAGTAAAATAAGATGTATATATCTTCTAGAGCATATTCCAGGCATTTGTCACTTGATCTTTAATTTAGACCTGCAGGTTCCTTCAACTTTATACTTGAGATCAATTTTCTTCTTGGACATATAATATTAGAATCATGTATACGTAGAACATCTAATCTTAAGTTATAATTATCTTTAAATGCTATTAAATTAGGTGAATGGCTGTGTTAATTAATTgagtatatttatatatacttaTGATTGCTTATCATATCATTGAAGCATGACACAACTCATTCAAAAGCATAAGCTGCTGACAGACAAGTCCaacaaattaagaaaatggCCTCCTCAAGAAGATCAGGTGAGTCCCCACCCTTTTCACTATCGATCTAGTTCTAACGCACGTGTTTTACTGTGAAAATATGGAACGATTCGTTTATATATGGCCCGTATGTAGGATCAGATAAACTTAACTTTTactacaaaattatatatatcgtTCCAATTCtcgttaaatattttttttatgtatgacCCTTCATTAATTATTTTGTGATTTCTTTTACGTACCTTTTAGCCTGAAAATAACGGCAATGAAGGGCTGAAAAAGGAGCTTATGGAGAGGACAATTGAATTACAGTATGAAACTCATGATGATCAAGAGTTTGTTACATATATATTTCCATGCACAATGTTTCgatatttcttcttttttatttttctgttttttttgcAGGCGACTCAAGGGAGAAGAGCTTCAAGGACTTGGGCTGGACGATTTGATAAGACTAGAGAAATTGGTCGAGGGAGGATTGAGCCGTGTTGGAAAAACAAAGGTCGTTTTTAATTTTGTCCTAATATTTCTTCTTAGCTAGTTTTCATCAAAGTTGTtgttaaatcatatataataatatctaAGTCCTAGCTTGGACGTGTTGCAGGACAACATGCTTTTCCAAGAGATAAGCTCGTTGAGGATGAGGGTAAGTCATGGAAATTAAGGCCTAATGCtaacttaattatttcaaattaaaatacatgtttgTTACTTTGTACATCTCATGATATCTTATatttaatgaattaattaaagttttagtACCCTGAATCTCTAAGACATTTTACATatgaaatcaatttaattagtttattttttttgtttttaataatgtaattaattaacaGCTAGAAAAACTATACATGTCTATAACATATGATAAAATCTGAGAAAAAATAAGTGATCTTCCGCTTATTACCTCCTGTTTCTCCCGCTTACGTACGTCGTCTACTTATAAAAGTTTCGTTTCAAAAACCGCAGGAACTGGAACTAGAGGAAGAGAATGCAATGTTAAAACAACAGGCAGAGGTGatacaaatataaattaattaatttggccCCTTTAttatttcacacacacacacacacacacacatatatatatatatttattagtaataataaatatatttttagatgcACAAATCGGAAGGCAAAAGAACTGCACCAACAGAAGGAAATTCTGCGCAATCATCCATTGTCATCGATGACAGCAGCGCATGCGATACTTCCCTTAAGCTGGGGTATGTCCATATATACTCCATTATACTTTTAGTGAAATGTGTTGTTTAATTTTAGTaaagtttcattcattttagttacacttaattaatattgcgaggttaaaatatatatatatatatcttccaAAACATGAGAAGCATTTTTCCTTGAATCACTCCAGATCTTCAGAAAATTATAATAACTGATTATTTCGTTTCAGACAGATATGATATATACTTCTGTCGACGCATATCATCTACTTTGATGCATCAAACACTCGATTGAAATATCGTTCAGAACATGATTTTCGATAGGAACATcctatcacacacacacacacacacacatgtatatataatgttgttcgaatttcttgttttttttctaCGTGATTATCAAAGAATACATGATAAGAATGCGATTTTTATACTTGATAAGTAATGGGGAATGATTAATGAATTCTCATCTTTGCATGCAGCTTGCCTGACTTAAACTATTAGGAGGAgagatatgtatatatatgtatctatggAGAATTGGTTTTTTGCATTTTAGTCCTTAATTTGTTTATAGCTTGCAAGTTATGTAATGTATTTATTCTGTTATTAATATTTGGAATGTGCTATAATAATTAAGTAGCAATAAAATCTTCGAAActtatatattaattgaaatttttctaaaaatatgttttgtgaaatttgaaaatactaTATTTGTTAAGAGGATGGTAATTGTGTACGTATGTGGAGCAATAGTTCGATATATATCTATACATCAAGATTAAATAGCAGATGATGgagttcaaaatatttattaatgaatGAGAATAGATCAAAAGTGCAAATTGAAAATTcgaaattataagtttttttaacatGCAGGATATTATACTTGAAAAAGTAGGGATAAATACCATTTTAAATCATAGTATACAATTTTTTGATTATAATCAATTATATCAGAATTCTGTcccaaatttttatataaattgtcACTTGCATATATAGATGCATTACgagaatttcttaaaataagCACTTACATTTAAAAACAAATCTTTTACGCACGCCATATATAACTAAAATAATGAATTCTAGaaaatctaaaattaaattttaaattgttatgcttcaaattctatttaaaaagttttaaaaaaaatatttttaaagatatatatatatatatatatttttaatttggatACATACCAAAATTATCGATTTTAATTTGgtccaatttattttattttagttttcaaattaaatcgaCATTTCAGATCATTtcgatttaataaaaaaatttcttctatctcctatttttaattttgataaatattaattatttcaaatgatTTGCTGTACCCACGAAATAGCGTCATGATTTAGAAATGGGGTGGCGATGGCCCCTCCCTCCCATTCGCTGAAGACTCGTTCCTCTTCAAATCACACTGCACAAAAATGTCTTCGTTTCCGTTAATGCTACTCCCTCGATTTCTCTTCATTCCCATTCTATTCTTCTCCTCAGTTTCTGGGTTTCTTTTTCCTCTCCTCTGCAGTTTCTTGGACCCCCTTTTATTGGAAATTCCCGGGATTTCTCATCTACAACTCGATCGTCATGGATGAAGAGTATGATGTCATCGTTCTGGGCACTGGCCTCAAAGAATGCATTCTTAGTGGTCTTCTATCTGTCGATGGGCTAAAAGTGAGCGATCGTTGTGTTTTGGCTTACGTTTTTGTTTATATGTGTACGTGTATACTAGATACTTGTGATTTCTGTATGCTTACTGCCTGCAGTGGCAATGTGTGAATGAGTTTGATGTTAAGTTTtacgtattttttttattgatcccattatttatttggttcttttaatttttattattgatttattcaTCAGTAATGCATGGCTGAACTCATACGCAGAGAAATTGTTTTTCCCCCTTTCCTGTTATTTAATCCATTATTCTATAAGATGAGCATTTTACTTTTTCAGAGAACCTACACGGAAATCCACTTTTAGTCTTTATTGAATAAGCATGTAATTTTTTGGTTTGTTGACTAACTGAGTTTGATTAGTTTTTTGCTGCCAATTTATTAGTAAAATGTTTTAATAATCTCGAGTTTTTTCCACCAGGTTCTACACATGGACAAGAATGATTATTATGGAGGAGAATCCAGCTCTATCAATTTGACTCAGGTAGTTCCTAAGAactgatattttttaatttgaatgcTAAATTTTTTCTAACAAAATCTACAGTAAAAAGGCCCAgttagaaaaaaaatgaagtatTTCGAGTACATATGGACAAGCGTTGCTGGATCTTCTTCCAGTTAACGAGCTTTTATGACTTATTTGTTTTCCATTAAGTAGCTTTGGAAACGCTTCAGAGGAAATGACCAGCCTCCTGCGGAACTAGGTGCAAGTAGAGAGTACAATGTTGATATGATACCGAAGGTATTTAGGATTTATGTTTATTACCAATTTAATGCAATGTACCATAATTCAAATCTCATATTTAGATTTTGGTATCTCGTGCTTAGCATCTGTGGTATTAGAGATTGGTAAATAAAGCCCTCCCTTTCATGGTTTCAATCTTATATTATCATTTTATGTGATTATTTGTGTTTATGAAAATTGGTTGAGGTGAAATctttttggttttatttttttagttcatGATGGCAAATGGAATTTTGGTACGCGTGCTTATTCATGCTAATGTTACCAAGTATTTGAACTTCAAAGCAGTTGATGGTAGCTTTGTGTACAATAAAGGAAAGGTATGCCACTTGAACCAAGACTTACCTGATCTTATCCAGTCATTCTCATGCACGGCTTTATATTTGTCTTTACTTTCTCTCAAATGTTAAATGCAGATTCACAAAGTTCCAGCAACTGATGTTGAAGCATTGAAATCTCCACTAATGGGGCTATTTGAAAAGCGCCGTGCTCGGAAGTTCTTTGTTTTTGTCCAAGAATTTGAAGAGTCTGATACTAAAACTCACGAAGGGATGGATTTGAACTC
Proteins encoded:
- the LOC140958758 gene encoding MADS-box protein AGL24-like — protein: MVRQKIEINRIDNLTARQVTFSKRRRGLFKKAQELSTLCDAELGLIAFSATGKLFSFSSSSMTQLIQKHKLLTDKSNKLRKWPPQEDQPENNGNEGLKKELMERTIELQRLKGEELQGLGLDDLIRLEKLVEGGLSRVGKTKELELEEENAMLKQQAEVIQI